In Patescibacteria group bacterium, the following are encoded in one genomic region:
- a CDS encoding BON domain-containing protein, whose amino-acid sequence MPELNNRSDKDIYQDIEKMFLEEEDILTDNVNVEVNSGKVTLSGSVETLEEKQDLEDAISDVAGVALITNDLQIEKI is encoded by the coding sequence ATGCCAGAACTAAATAACAGATCAGACAAAGATATTTATCAAGATATAGAAAAAATGTTTCTTGAAGAAGAAGATATATTGACAGATAATGTTAACGTTGAAGTTAATTCTGGAAAAGTAACTTTGTCAGGATCTGTTGAAACTTTGGAAGAAAAACAAGATTTAGAAGATGCGATTTCTGATGTTGCAGGTGTTGCACTAATTACCAATGATCTACAGATAGAAAAAATATAA
- a CDS encoding ribonucleoside triphosphate reductase, whose amino-acid sequence MKDQNKQTKKERKEVNVDVLSTIDEYLGKMDWRVSANANQGYSLGGMILNTAGKVVANYWLHKIYPKEVGEAHIHGDYHIHDLDMFSGYCAGWSIRQLLEEGFNGVSGKVESGPAKHLETALGQMVNFLGTLQNEWAGAQAFSSFDTYLAPFVKVDKLSYERVFQCIQQFVFNLNVPSRWGTQTPFTNVTLDWVCPEDMKDRKPVIGGKVVDFTYGDCQKEMDLVNKAFIETMITGDNKSRIFTFPIPTYNITKDFDWENENVKLLFEMTAKYGTPYFQNFLNSSLKPSDVRSMCCRLQLDLRELKAKGGGLFGSAEMTGSIGVVTINLARIGYLAKTKEEFLQRLARLMDLAKTSLDMKRKVIEENMEKGLLPYTKRYLGSLHNHFSTIGINGSNEACLNFLKKDISHPEAKKFIVEVLDFMRKKLADYQEETNNFYNLEATPAEGTTYRFAKEDQKRYPDIIQAGTKDAPYYTNSTHLPVGYTDNPMEALDHQDDLQTKYTGGTVLHLFLGERIMNWKVCRDLVKRVAENYRLPYFTMTPTFSICPTHGYLNGEQKNCPICEKECEVWSRVMGYFRPVSQWNKGKQSEYKERKEYEIKNLKYENSRISEIKPIGISRPDLRNSVSARM is encoded by the coding sequence ATGAAGGATCAAAACAAACAAACAAAAAAGGAGAGAAAAGAAGTAAATGTTGATGTTCTGTCAACCATAGATGAATATTTAGGAAAGATGGATTGGCGAGTTTCAGCAAATGCAAACCAAGGCTATTCTTTAGGCGGTATGATTTTGAATACTGCTGGAAAAGTAGTAGCTAATTATTGGTTGCACAAAATTTATCCAAAGGAAGTTGGAGAAGCGCATATCCATGGTGATTATCATATTCATGATTTGGATATGTTTTCAGGCTATTGCGCTGGTTGGAGCATTAGGCAACTTCTTGAAGAAGGATTTAATGGTGTTTCTGGTAAGGTTGAATCTGGTCCAGCAAAACATTTAGAAACAGCTTTGGGTCAAATGGTAAATTTTTTAGGAACATTACAAAATGAATGGGCAGGCGCTCAAGCATTTTCATCTTTTGACACATATTTAGCGCCATTTGTTAAAGTTGATAAATTAAGTTATGAAAGAGTTTTTCAATGCATTCAGCAATTTGTTTTTAATTTAAATGTTCCATCAAGATGGGGAACACAGACGCCATTTACAAATGTTACTTTAGATTGGGTTTGTCCAGAAGATATGAAAGATCGAAAACCAGTAATTGGTGGAAAAGTCGTTGATTTTACTTATGGAGATTGCCAAAAAGAAATGGATTTAGTCAATAAAGCTTTTATTGAAACAATGATTACTGGAGATAATAAAAGCAGAATTTTTACTTTTCCAATTCCAACTTATAATATTACAAAAGATTTTGATTGGGAAAATGAAAATGTAAAATTATTATTTGAAATGACTGCTAAATATGGCACTCCTTATTTTCAAAATTTTTTGAATTCAAGTTTAAAACCATCTGATGTCAGAAGCATGTGCTGTAGATTGCAATTAGATTTGCGTGAATTGAAAGCAAAAGGCGGAGGTTTGTTTGGTTCAGCAGAAATGACTGGCAGTATTGGTGTTGTAACTATTAATTTGGCAAGAATTGGTTATCTAGCTAAAACAAAAGAAGAATTTTTACAACGATTAGCAAGATTAATGGATCTTGCAAAGACTTCTTTAGATATGAAAAGAAAAGTAATTGAGGAAAACATGGAAAAAGGATTGTTGCCATATACAAAACGCTATCTTGGATCTTTGCATAATCATTTTTCAACAATTGGCATTAACGGATCTAATGAAGCCTGTTTGAATTTTTTAAAAAAAGATATTTCTCATCCAGAAGCGAAGAAATTCATTGTTGAAGTTTTGGATTTTATGAGAAAAAAATTAGCTGACTATCAAGAAGAGACAAACAATTTTTATAATTTGGAGGCAACTCCGGCAGAAGGAACGACTTATAGGTTTGCAAAAGAAGATCAGAAAAGATATCCAGATATTATTCAAGCTGGAACAAAAGATGCGCCATATTATACAAACTCAACTCATTTGCCAGTTGGTTATACTGATAATCCAATGGAAGCTTTGGATCATCAAGATGATTTGCAGACTAAATATACAGGCGGAACAGTATTGCATTTATTTTTGGGCGAAAGGATTATGAATTGGAAAGTTTGTCGAGATTTAGTAAAAAGAGTAGCTGAAAATTACAGATTGCCATATTTTACGATGACTCCGACATTTAGCATTTGTCCAACGCATGGCTATTTGAATGGCGAGCAAAAGAATTGCCCAATTTGTGAAAAAGAATGCGAAGTTTGGTCAAGAGTAATGGGATATTTTAGACCTGTTTCACAATGGAATAAAGGCAAGCAAAGTGAATATAAAGAACGCAAAGAATATGAAATTAAGAATTTAAAATATGAAAATAGCAGGATTTCAGAAATTAAGCCTATTGGAATATCCAGACCGGATTTGCGCAATAGTGTTTCTGCAAGGATGTAA
- a CDS encoding ATP-dependent Clp protease ATP-binding subunit — MIVFNTGKSKIFRYAGLVRFLRVFIFKILSFFVYLLGIASLAFVILYNFSSLYNLNFNSRMLGLALIIFAISLLYLSFHIFYESGVKNVKPLIPLKGALDIAKSDGNINMADFVSINLAIAISNTLSKSKDKKNAMINSSDLLLELLKVKSIKFIVNRIGLSVLELEKNVEKYASTESKGYLDLKEVLKKALEVGYLEGHEIISCGDVFVVLSVFDPLMKKILFELNLKTEDIANIVYWETAFYKFRKEKNFDPDNVKRRGGIGREWAYGYTRALRTFGHDVTDEILRGALPFHIIGHEKNINQIEEVLVRATHHNVILVGQPGVGKRTVVLGLAKRMMEGTTYSSLANKRLIELDVDRLLAGAETPGEIIERLEAVLSDAVVAGNIVLFIDNIQKLFGSGEGKVGTIDASQVLVPFLENPNLYFVSTANADDFHQYIETRSAVADKFEIMDIAEPNENVTLRILEDLAPRLESQGGVIMSYPALKSIYKLADQFLYSKPFPEKAIDLLNEVIVFGSAFGRGTIVLPRHVETLMKKKVKAPIGEVTGSEKQLLLHLEEFLHKRIVDQEEAIRVVSDALRRARSGVEAGNKPVGSFLFLGPTGVGKTETTKALAEAYFGSEKTMIRFDMSEYQDLSGVYRLIGAPPGSPDAKAGGELTNAVKENPFTVVLFDEIEKAHKDILNLFLQMLDEGWLTDSLGRKVRFNNTLIIATSNAGANLIQEGIKQHLDPIVLKERLIDYLQAEGIFRPEFLNRFTSVVYFKPLEKEHVLQITKMLLGKLVKRLEQEKGIYLRVEEPAIERLAELGFDPLMGARPIMRTIQNYVENILAKKMLTGEVKRGSQYTITLSDIDSIKQQ, encoded by the coding sequence ATGATTGTATTCAATACTGGAAAATCTAAAATATTTCGTTATGCAGGATTAGTTAGATTCTTGCGTGTTTTTATTTTTAAAATTTTATCATTTTTTGTTTATCTATTAGGCATTGCTTCTTTAGCTTTTGTAATTTTATATAATTTTTCGAGTTTGTATAATCTGAATTTTAATAGCAGAATGTTGGGATTAGCATTGATTATTTTCGCTATTTCTTTATTATATTTATCTTTTCATATTTTTTATGAATCTGGAGTAAAAAATGTTAAGCCATTAATTCCTTTAAAAGGTGCTTTAGATATTGCAAAGAGCGATGGAAATATTAATATGGCTGATTTTGTTTCTATTAATTTGGCAATTGCAATTTCTAATACATTAAGCAAAAGCAAAGACAAAAAGAATGCAATGATTAATTCTTCTGATTTGCTTTTAGAGCTTTTGAAAGTAAAATCGATAAAATTTATTGTTAATAGGATTGGTCTAAGCGTTTTAGAACTAGAAAAAAATGTAGAAAAATATGCATCAACTGAATCTAAAGGATATCTTGATCTAAAAGAAGTTTTGAAAAAAGCTTTAGAAGTTGGATATCTAGAAGGTCATGAGATAATTAGTTGCGGAGACGTATTTGTCGTTTTGTCAGTATTTGATCCTTTAATGAAAAAGATTTTGTTTGAATTAAATTTGAAAACAGAAGATATAGCAAATATTGTTTATTGGGAAACAGCTTTTTATAAATTCAGAAAAGAAAAAAACTTTGATCCAGACAATGTGAAAAGAAGAGGAGGAATTGGAAGAGAATGGGCATATGGATATACTAGAGCTTTAAGAACTTTTGGTCATGATGTAACTGATGAAATATTAAGAGGCGCATTGCCATTTCATATTATTGGGCATGAAAAAAATATTAATCAAATAGAAGAAGTCTTAGTTCGAGCAACTCATCATAATGTTATTTTGGTTGGTCAGCCTGGTGTTGGAAAAAGAACAGTTGTTTTGGGATTAGCAAAAAGAATGATGGAAGGAACGACTTATTCAAGCTTAGCGAATAAGAGATTAATTGAATTGGATGTTGATAGGTTATTAGCAGGTGCCGAGACTCCTGGTGAGATCATCGAAAGATTAGAAGCAGTTTTGTCTGATGCTGTTGTTGCTGGCAACATTGTTTTGTTTATCGATAATATTCAAAAATTGTTTGGAAGCGGCGAGGGCAAAGTTGGAACAATTGATGCATCGCAAGTTTTAGTGCCATTTTTGGAGAATCCAAACTTATATTTTGTTTCAACTGCAAATGCAGATGATTTTCACCAATACATTGAAACAAGATCTGCTGTTGCTGACAAATTTGAAATAATGGATATTGCTGAGCCAAATGAAAATGTAACTTTAAGAATATTGGAAGATCTAGCTCCAAGATTAGAATCACAAGGCGGTGTTATTATGAGCTATCCAGCATTGAAATCAATTTATAAATTAGCTGATCAATTTTTGTATTCAAAGCCTTTTCCTGAGAAAGCGATTGATTTATTGAATGAAGTGATTGTTTTTGGATCTGCTTTTGGTAGAGGAACGATTGTTTTACCTAGACATGTCGAGACATTAATGAAGAAAAAAGTAAAAGCGCCAATTGGAGAAGTTACCGGATCCGAAAAGCAATTATTGTTGCATTTAGAAGAATTTTTACATAAACGAATAGTCGATCAAGAAGAGGCGATAAGAGTTGTTTCTGATGCTTTAAGAAGGGCAAGGTCAGGAGTTGAAGCAGGCAATAAGCCAGTTGGCAGTTTCTTGTTTTTGGGTCCAACTGGTGTTGGAAAAACAGAAACTACAAAAGCTCTTGCAGAAGCATATTTTGGTTCAGAAAAGACAATGATTCGTTTTGATATGTCGGAATATCAAGATCTATCTGGTGTATATAGATTGATCGGTGCACCTCCTGGATCGCCTGATGCTAAGGCTGGAGGAGAATTGACAAATGCTGTAAAAGAAAATCCTTTTACCGTTGTATTGTTTGATGAAATTGAAAAAGCGCATAAGGATATTTTGAATTTATTTTTGCAAATGCTTGATGAAGGCTGGCTAACTGATTCTTTAGGTAGGAAAGTTAGATTTAATAATACTTTAATCATTGCAACTTCGAATGCTGGTGCTAATTTAATTCAAGAAGGAATAAAACAGCATCTTGATCCAATTGTTTTGAAAGAAAGATTGATTGACTATTTGCAAGCAGAAGGCATATTTAGGCCAGAATTTTTGAATAGATTTACATCTGTAGTTTATTTCAAGCCATTAGAAAAAGAACACGTTTTACAAATTACGAAAATGTTGCTTGGCAAATTGGTAAAAAGATTAGAACAAGAAAAAGGAATATATTTGAGAGTTGAAGAGCCAGCAATTGAGCGCTTAGCAGAACTTGGTTTTGATCCTTTGATGGGTGCTAGACCGATTATGCGAACAATACAGAATTATGTTGAAAATATTTTAGCGAAAAAAATGTTGACTGGCGAAGTTAAACGAGGGAGTCAATATACAATTACATTGTCTGATATTGATAGTATAAAACAGCAATAA
- a CDS encoding cytochrome b5-like heme/steroid binding domain-containing protein has protein sequence MKKTKILVLAILCFLVSPVFAKTYTLDEISKHNKATDCWMLISGKVYDVTSYFGGQHPSGDGSMLPYCGIDATEGFSTKGNIGEDHKVRSYDLLTEYYIGDLQEETIVNKTEKLVVNEITNETKIEANQANELGTTAIQTKREVEQNAIEFKYPSAIVSAAIILFIYFILGIIYLLSSNKPLFKLKITKFTSIILFVTFIFSGLLGLYLAFFNNAYWGEQLNLKSIHVAFSVAFAISSIIHIILHLKQILNYLAISKQKNDNL, from the coding sequence ATGAAAAAAACAAAAATCTTGGTTTTAGCAATATTGTGTTTTTTGGTATCACCAGTATTTGCAAAAACTTATACTCTAGATGAAATTTCAAAACATAATAAGGCAACAGATTGTTGGATGTTAATTTCTGGTAAAGTTTATGATGTCACTTCATATTTTGGAGGACAACATCCAAGCGGTGATGGTTCGATGTTGCCATATTGCGGGATTGATGCGACTGAAGGTTTTTCGACAAAGGGCAATATTGGAGAAGATCATAAAGTTAGATCTTATGATTTATTGACTGAATATTATATCGGTGATTTGCAGGAAGAAACTATTGTTAATAAAACAGAAAAATTGGTTGTAAATGAAATAACGAATGAAACAAAAATTGAAGCAAACCAAGCTAATGAATTAGGAACTACTGCTATTCAAACAAAAAGAGAGGTTGAACAGAATGCAATAGAATTCAAATATCCAAGCGCAATTGTTTCGGCAGCAATAATTTTATTTATTTATTTTATTTTAGGTATTATTTATTTATTATCTTCAAATAAACCTTTATTTAAATTAAAAATAACTAAATTTACTAGCATTATCTTGTTTGTTACTTTTATTTTTTCTGGTCTTTTAGGATTATATTTGGCATTTTTTAATAATGCTTATTGGGGCGAACAATTGAATTTAAAATCAATTCACGTGGCTTTTTCAGTTGCTTTTGCTATTTCATCTATTATCCATATTATTTTGCATTTGAAACAAATTTTGAATTATTTAGCTATATCAAAACAAAAGAATGACAATTTATGA
- a CDS encoding PQQ-dependent sugar dehydrogenase, translating to MEENIKPKKRGMASWLKVFLIILVTIIVGGAAYGGIFYWHNLRGIWTSILPAKENIATTIENSENVVLQENKQEVFVANDTQMPLQLPDGFSISIYAKELGSPRVIVDDPNKNLIVSLTSNGKVVALLDNDANGKSDETKVLAENLNSPHGLAFDCKDLNNCKLYVAESNQVSIYDYDVNKVEIKNKKKIIDLPDQGMHFTRTLLIDPNINRLLISVGSDCNVCNEKDNKRASILSANLDGTDLKTYASGLRNSVFMTMHPKTGQIFANDMGRDLLGDNLPPDEVNIIKEDKKYGWPFCYGRNVRDNTFNDDVPVGVCAEPNYVPSYIDMQAHSAPLGLQFVPDTANWPEDFRNDLIIAYHGSWNRTVPTGYKLVKYDMDANGNYVVDEKSLPKMTDFITGWLTPKNESLGRPTGILIHDDGVMYIADDKAGVIYRVFYGKAS from the coding sequence ATGGAAGAGAATATTAAGCCAAAAAAAAGAGGTATGGCGAGTTGGCTAAAAGTTTTTTTGATTATTTTGGTTACTATAATTGTAGGAGGAGCGGCATATGGCGGAATTTTTTACTGGCATAATTTGAGAGGAATCTGGACATCAATTTTGCCAGCTAAAGAAAATATTGCAACAACAATTGAAAATTCAGAAAATGTAGTTTTGCAAGAAAATAAGCAAGAAGTTTTTGTAGCTAATGATACACAAATGCCATTGCAATTGCCAGATGGATTTTCAATCTCTATTTATGCAAAAGAATTGGGCAGTCCAAGAGTGATTGTCGATGATCCAAATAAAAATTTAATTGTCAGTTTAACGTCGAATGGAAAAGTTGTTGCTTTGCTTGATAATGATGCAAATGGAAAATCAGATGAAACAAAAGTTTTGGCAGAAAATTTGAATTCGCCACATGGTTTGGCTTTTGATTGCAAAGATTTGAATAATTGCAAATTATATGTTGCTGAATCAAATCAAGTTTCTATTTATGATTATGATGTCAACAAAGTAGAAATAAAAAATAAGAAAAAAATAATTGATTTGCCAGATCAAGGAATGCATTTTACAAGAACATTATTGATTGATCCAAATATTAATAGATTATTAATTTCAGTCGGTTCTGATTGCAATGTTTGCAATGAAAAGGATAATAAACGAGCTTCAATCTTATCAGCAAATTTAGACGGTACTGATTTGAAAACTTACGCATCTGGTTTGCGAAATTCTGTTTTTATGACTATGCATCCAAAGACTGGTCAGATTTTTGCTAATGATATGGGGCGAGATCTATTAGGCGATAATTTACCACCAGATGAAGTAAATATAATTAAAGAAGATAAAAAATATGGTTGGCCATTTTGTTATGGCAGGAATGTTCGTGATAATACATTTAATGATGATGTGCCAGTTGGTGTTTGTGCAGAACCTAATTATGTTCCTTCATATATTGATATGCAGGCACATTCTGCACCATTGGGACTACAATTTGTTCCGGATACTGCAAATTGGCCAGAAGATTTTAGAAATGATCTAATTATTGCTTATCATGGATCTTGGAATAGAACAGTGCCAACAGGATACAAGCTTGTTAAATATGATATGGATGCAAATGGCAATTATGTAGTTGATGAAAAAAGTTTGCCAAAAATGACTGATTTTATTACTGGCTGGCTAACTCCCAAAAATGAATCTTTAGGCAGACCAACTGGAATATTAATTCATGATGATGGAGTGATGTATATTGCTGATGATAAAGCGGGCGTGATTTATCGCGTATTTTATGGAAAAGCTAGTTAA
- a CDS encoding anaerobic ribonucleoside-triphosphate reductase activating protein has translation MKIAGFQKLSLLEYPDRICAIVFLQGCNFKCPFCHNPELVYNDPPTSCGTLADKVTEEEVFGYLVKKKKMLDGVCITGGEPTLHADLIDFIVKLKKIGYLVKLDTNGSNPKMLKELFDKKLLDYVAMDLKAPFERYSEIVGLGHRAQGLGIIENCKKSFKLIQESSVDHEFRTTVFPQEHIENDFMKMAGYLKKGEKYYLQNIRYIKNLDQNLDQSKKIDIAMLLNKLKSKFPDICVEER, from the coding sequence ATGAAAATAGCAGGATTTCAGAAATTAAGCCTATTGGAATATCCAGACCGGATTTGCGCAATAGTGTTTCTGCAAGGATGTAATTTTAAGTGTCCTTTTTGCCATAATCCAGAATTGGTATATAACGATCCGCCTACGTCCTGCGGGACTTTGGCGGACAAAGTAACCGAGGAAGAGGTCTTCGGTTATTTGGTTAAGAAGAAAAAAATGCTAGATGGAGTTTGTATCACAGGAGGCGAGCCAACTTTGCATGCTGATTTGATTGATTTTATTGTAAAGCTTAAAAAGATTGGATATTTGGTTAAGCTGGATACAAATGGATCAAACCCTAAAATGTTGAAAGAACTTTTTGACAAAAAATTACTTGATTATGTGGCTATGGATTTAAAAGCACCATTTGAAAGATATTCGGAAATTGTGGGTTTAGGGCATAGGGCACAGGGCTTGGGTATTATTGAAAATTGTAAAAAGTCTTTTAAATTAATCCAGGAATCTTCCGTTGATCATGAATTTAGGACGACTGTTTTTCCGCAAGAACATATAGAAAATGATTTTATGAAAATGGCAGGATATCTGAAAAAAGGCGAGAAATATTATTTGCAAAATATTAGATACATTAAAAATTTAGATCAAAATTTGGATCAAAGTAAAAAAATAGATATTGCTATGCTTTTGAATAAATTAAAGAGTAAATTTCCTGATATTTGTGTTGAAGAAAGATAA
- a CDS encoding serine hydrolase, whose translation MFFVLSICLPNFGFAKAKDWGIIYNLTGSELTLSQQIFNKSQRLQIKIPANLIDEEQIDVKFKKLDKADYKIPEGYKAISNIYRYEIANVSDNFVLLGKIKLLLKHNSNTFNQKGFFYWDEDEKLWKELKSRIDENKNLAIAKTDIESLDVVVLEKISKLGIVEPNKKAGVSNPDLYSIGAVLMDVKSGKVMYCKDCDRKLTLASMTKIMTANVVLESGVDLNKIYTYQPWDNAEGQSVWLTSGDKIRIEDLLYTSLVKSANNATRALAHSTGMSDSEFAAKMNEKAKKVGADSCSFYDPTGLDWRNACTPKDYVKVAIDALKKFKIMQASTTKAYSYQTLGGKTISVTNTNVLLNTNLYILGGKTGYLPEIGMNLMTKARDKAGHEIISVAIGSSSYYGVTNDVETLLRWGFANWTW comes from the coding sequence ATGTTTTTTGTATTGAGTATTTGTTTGCCTAATTTTGGCTTTGCAAAAGCAAAAGATTGGGGGATTATTTATAATTTGACTGGTTCTGAGCTTACATTATCTCAACAAATCTTTAATAAATCGCAGAGACTGCAAATTAAAATACCGGCAAACTTGATTGATGAAGAACAGATTGATGTTAAATTTAAGAAATTAGATAAAGCAGATTATAAAATACCAGAAGGATATAAGGCAATAAGCAATATTTATCGTTATGAAATTGCTAATGTTTCTGATAATTTTGTTTTATTAGGAAAGATAAAATTGTTGTTAAAGCATAATTCTAATACTTTTAATCAAAAAGGATTTTTTTATTGGGATGAAGACGAAAAATTGTGGAAAGAATTAAAAAGTAGAATTGATGAAAATAAGAATTTGGCGATTGCAAAGACAGATATTGAATCTCTTGATGTTGTTGTTTTAGAAAAAATTTCTAAATTAGGAATTGTTGAGCCAAATAAAAAAGCTGGTGTTTCTAATCCAGATTTATATTCAATTGGAGCTGTTTTGATGGATGTAAAATCTGGTAAAGTTATGTATTGCAAAGACTGTGATCGAAAATTGACTTTAGCTTCAATGACAAAGATAATGACGGCAAATGTTGTTCTAGAATCTGGAGTTGATTTGAATAAAATATATACATATCAACCTTGGGATAATGCAGAAGGACAAAGTGTGTGGTTAACTTCTGGCGATAAAATAAGAATAGAAGATTTGCTTTATACTTCTTTGGTTAAATCAGCGAATAACGCAACAAGAGCGTTGGCTCATTCAACAGGAATGAGTGATTCTGAATTTGCTGCAAAGATGAATGAAAAAGCAAAAAAAGTGGGAGCAGATTCTTGTTCTTTCTATGATCCAACAGGTTTGGATTGGCGTAATGCATGTACTCCCAAAGATTATGTTAAAGTTGCAATTGATGCATTGAAAAAATTTAAAATTATGCAAGCTTCTACAACAAAAGCATATTCTTATCAAACTTTGGGAGGAAAGACAATCAGTGTTACGAATACAAATGTTTTATTGAATACAAATTTGTATATTTTGGGTGGAAAAACAGGTTATCTGCCAGAAATTGGAATGAATCTGATGACAAAAGCACGTGATAAAGCTGGGCATGAAATTATTAGTGTTGCCATAGGTTCTTCTTCGTATTATGGTGTAACAAATGATGTTGAAACTTTGTTGAGATGGGGATTTGCTAATTGGACGTGGTAA
- a CDS encoding archaemetzincin family Zn-dependent metalloprotease: protein MNSIYVLEVGTVDDLDWENLALNLQKVFDFSVKKIGPIDVPDFAFNAEKNQYDAEKILLDLQKVEFEDLEKMIAVTNKDLFALEYNYIFGQGDCPGRQSIVSVFRLKDKNENLFNERVLKEAIHELGHNFGLSHCLNIKCPMHFSINIADTDLKEITLCEKCGNLLKMVN, encoded by the coding sequence ATGAATAGTATCTATGTATTGGAAGTTGGAACGGTTGATGATCTAGATTGGGAAAATTTGGCTTTGAATTTACAAAAAGTTTTTGATTTTAGTGTAAAAAAAATCGGGCCAATTGATGTGCCTGATTTTGCTTTTAATGCAGAAAAAAATCAATATGATGCAGAAAAAATTTTATTGGATCTGCAAAAAGTAGAATTTGAAGATTTGGAAAAAATGATCGCTGTAACTAATAAAGATTTGTTTGCTTTGGAATATAATTATATTTTTGGACAAGGTGATTGTCCAGGCAGGCAAAGTATTGTGTCAGTATTTCGTTTGAAAGACAAAAATGAAAATTTATTTAACGAAAGAGTTTTAAAAGAAGCAATCCATGAATTAGGCCATAATTTTGGTTTGTCTCATTGCTTAAATATAAAATGCCCAATGCATTTTTCCATTAATATTGCTGATACTGACTTGAAGGAAATTACATTGTGCGAAAAATGTGGAAATTTGTTAAAGATGGTGAATTAA
- a CDS encoding NUDIX hydrolase, whose protein sequence is MAKRVYTQVFCVVGTIVVKDDKILLIREAGTIDKGKWNLPAGWLDLGENPIDGAKREAKEETGLDIKITDFLGIYSLVRLDLQKVDGFIRHPIKLIFIGKINGEKIDNIDNEEIAEVKWFSLSEIEKMSKNELRDMDIKDQFKDCLAGKQYSLEIIKHTIRK, encoded by the coding sequence ATGGCGAAAAGAGTTTATACGCAAGTGTTTTGTGTTGTTGGAACAATTGTTGTAAAAGATGACAAAATTTTGTTGATTAGAGAAGCAGGAACAATTGATAAAGGTAAATGGAATTTGCCGGCTGGCTGGCTTGATTTGGGTGAAAATCCGATTGATGGCGCAAAAAGAGAAGCAAAAGAAGAAACTGGTTTAGATATAAAAATAACTGATTTTTTAGGGATTTATTCTTTAGTGCGTTTAGATTTGCAAAAAGTTGATGGATTTATTAGACATCCAATAAAATTAATTTTCATTGGAAAAATAAATGGTGAGAAAATTGATAATATTGATAATGAAGAGATTGCTGAAGTGAAATGGTTTTCTTTAAGTGAGATTGAGAAGATGTCAAAAAATGAATTGCGTGATATGGATATTAAAGATCAATTTAAAGATTGTTTAGCTGGTAAACAATATTCATTAGAAATAATTAAGCATACTATTAGAAAATAA
- a CDS encoding sulfite exporter TauE/SafE family protein, with product MSLFVILGLCIIYFVVGIFSVSVGGTTLVMVPLLIYAGMDIKTAIATNMFALIFLSLSGMFGFRKEIKKQHIWWLIAFVILTLISSFLGAKLVLGINEEILKKIIAVIIILAAGTLFIKKDAGLNENKNKIAVWKIIVGLILVFVLGVYGGFFSGGYVTILTYVLILFFGLSFLQSAFDTKVINFFSSGIACVIFFVNNLIDFRLGLIFAVFISIGALFGTKLAIKKGNKWIRIIYLTAIFILAIKLLLFG from the coding sequence ATGAGCCTATTTGTAATTTTAGGACTTTGTATAATTTATTTTGTGGTTGGAATTTTTAGCGTGTCAGTTGGCGGAACAACATTAGTGATGGTCCCATTGTTGATTTATGCTGGCATGGATATTAAAACTGCAATTGCAACAAATATGTTTGCGCTGATTTTTTTAAGTCTAAGCGGAATGTTTGGATTTAGAAAAGAAATTAAAAAACAACATATTTGGTGGTTAATTGCATTTGTTATTTTAACTTTAATATCTTCTTTTTTGGGAGCAAAATTGGTTTTAGGAATAAATGAAGAAATTTTAAAAAAGATAATTGCAGTAATTATTATTTTGGCTGCAGGCACCTTATTTATAAAAAAAGACGCTGGGTTGAATGAAAACAAAAATAAAATTGCGGTTTGGAAAATTATTGTTGGATTGATTTTGGTTTTTGTTTTGGGAGTTTATGGTGGATTTTTTAGTGGCGGGTATGTAACTATTTTGACTTATGTGCTAATTTTGTTTTTTGGATTAAGCTTTTTGCAGTCTGCATTTGATACAAAAGTGATAAACTTTTTTTCATCAGGCATAGCATGCGTTATATTTTTTGTTAACAATTTAATTGATTTTAGATTAGGATTAATATTTGCAGTATTTATTTCTATCGGCGCATTGTTTGGAACAAAATTAGCGATTAAGAAAGGAAATAAGTGGATAAGAATAATTTATTTAACAGCAATTTTTATATTAGCAATAAAGTTATTATTATTTGGATGA